The Mycolicibacterium duvalii DNA window AACAAGAGGCGCGCGGCGCGACTGCAGGCCAACTACGACGACTTGGAGCGCCGGATCGAGGAGCTGGCGGCCAGGGAGGATCTGGCGCGGGTGCGGCCCGACCTCGACGGCAACGAGATCATGGAGATCCTCGGCATCCCGGCGGGCCCGCAGGTCGGCCGGGCGTGGAACCATCTCAAGGAGCTGCGGCTGGACCGCGGACCGCTGAGCCGCGAGGAAGCCGTCGACGAACTGCTCGCGTGGTGGAACCGGGAGCGGTCCTAGCGCGTCCGAACGGTATGGACTACTGCCTGGGCGAGCCCGACGGCTCGGCGCGGATCTGGTCGGTCGATGCGGACACCGACCTCGACGGGGACGGGCGCCTCGACGGGGTCGGGCTGGACGTCGACGGTGACGGGCTGCTCGACGACGTGCTGGCCGATCTCGACGGCGACGGCACAGCCGAGCACGCGGTGCTCGACCGCGACGACGACGGTGTCGCCGAGGCTTACGTCACCGACGACGGCACCGGCACCTGGACGGTGGCCGCCGACCGAGGCGCACCGCTGCGGTGGTTCGGGTTGGACGGGGCCGAGCAGCCCGCCACCGGGGCGGCGGTCGACCTCGACGGCGACGGCGCGGCTGCCGAACGACTGGCCGATCTCGACGGGGACGGGCTGGCCGACCGGGCGTTCGGCACGGGGCGGGCGTGGGTGGACACCGACGCTGACGGACGCTGGGACGTCCGGCTCACCGACTCCGACAGCGACACCAGGGCCGACCGCGCCGACTACCTGTGACGGTCAGGACCGGCCGGCCCCGGGCGGGCCGGCGAAGGCCTGCGCGATGTCCAGCCAGCGGTCCGCGTCGGCGCCGACGGCCTCGAGGTCGAGATCGGCGCGGGGACGACGCTGGGTTACCAGCATGCAGAAGTGTTCAGCCGAGCCGATGACCCGCTGCTCCGCGTCGGCGGGACCCCACGTCCACTGTGCTTCCGAACTTCCCTGCGGCGCGGCCAGTTTCACGTGAAACGGGGCGGCCGGCGGGGTGAGGCCGTGCAGCGTGAACGCGAAGTCCCGGGTCCGTACGCCGATGTGGGCGATCGAGCGCAGGCGCGCGGTGGGCACCCGGGCCACGCCCAACGCATCGGCGACGTCCAGACCGTGCGCCCACGTCTCCATCAACCGCGCGGTCGCCATCGACGCCGCACTCATCGGGGGGCCGAACCAGGGCAGCTTGCGTCCGGGCGCGACGCCGGCCAGCGCGTCGTGCAGCGCGGCCCGGGCGGTGCGCCACTCGGCCAGCAGCTCGGGCGGGGCGGTGGTGGCCAGCTCCTCGGCGGCGGCGTCGACGAAGCCGGAGGGATTGCGGCCCGCCGCGGCCAGCACGTCACCG harbors:
- a CDS encoding pullulanase yields the protein MDYCLGEPDGSARIWSVDADTDLDGDGRLDGVGLDVDGDGLLDDVLADLDGDGTAEHAVLDRDDDGVAEAYVTDDGTGTWTVAADRGAPLRWFGLDGAEQPATGAAVDLDGDGAAAERLADLDGDGLADRAFGTGRAWVDTDADGRWDVRLTDSDSDTRADRADYL
- a CDS encoding TIGR03084 family metal-binding protein — encoded protein: MAELDSLITDLRDESAELDALVAALAPPAWATPTPAPGWTIAHQIAHLLWTDRVAHTAVTDEAAFGDVLAAAGRNPSGFVDAAAEELATTAPPELLAEWRTARAALHDALAGVAPGRKLPWFGPPMSAASMATARLMETWAHGLDVADALGVARVPTARLRSIAHIGVRTRDFAFTLHGLTPPAAPFHVKLAAPQGSSEAQWTWGPADAEQRVIGSAEHFCMLVTQRRPRADLDLEAVGADADRWLDIAQAFAGPPGAGRS